Proteins from a genomic interval of Pseudodesulfovibrio nedwellii:
- a CDS encoding cytochrome c3 family protein, with protein sequence MQKRYLPIAIVTGVLFLIAVGGYIIPASSDGPPIRTLLDNKGGKVILNHASHVQTMQEDCGVCHHTTGNAQNPPACADCHAKKFDETFTAKHQNTLDDALCVSCHHLGATIDNFSHDDHVDDYSEGDCQSCHHDPSIESEPQACSNCHMDGSNSVLNLKKASHTRCADCHDDMYKDGIKGCSNCHTRSTNELEPAQQSCKSCHDTPADQLIPTTMNAFHTQCMGCHEDNGTGPFGDEACYQCHMK encoded by the coding sequence TTGCAGAAACGGTATCTTCCCATCGCCATCGTGACAGGTGTCCTCTTTCTGATTGCCGTCGGAGGCTATATAATTCCAGCCAGTTCCGACGGTCCACCTATACGCACCCTGCTTGACAACAAGGGGGGCAAAGTTATTCTCAACCACGCAAGTCATGTTCAAACCATGCAGGAAGACTGCGGGGTCTGCCATCACACGACTGGCAATGCCCAAAATCCTCCGGCTTGTGCAGATTGCCATGCCAAAAAATTTGATGAGACCTTTACCGCAAAACATCAGAACACATTGGATGACGCGCTCTGTGTATCCTGTCATCACCTCGGTGCCACCATCGACAACTTCTCCCATGACGATCACGTTGACGACTACTCGGAAGGAGACTGTCAATCCTGTCACCATGATCCTTCAATTGAATCAGAGCCTCAAGCCTGTTCCAATTGCCACATGGACGGCAGTAACAGCGTACTGAACCTCAAAAAGGCCTCCCACACCAGATGCGCGGATTGCCACGACGACATGTATAAAGACGGCATCAAGGGATGCTCCAATTGTCATACCCGATCCACAAACGAGTTGGAACCGGCTCAACAATCGTGCAAAAGCTGTCACGACACACCAGCCGACCAACTCATTCCAACCACCATGAATGCGTTTCACACTCAGTGCATGGGGTGTCATGAAGACAATGGCACAGGACCATTCGGCGACGAAGCCTGTTACCAATGCCATATGAAATAG
- a CDS encoding electron transporter RnfC gives MTKFNFSLKSGDTGPLIKASSPDILHIPMDGMTPIMAAGDQVLGGTKVAIANANDEGDMHSPLAGIIREIQPYAMLVEVRGNDRIKPHEPCSDSGDTLRSWLKDKGVCTRHLVKAATFIINAVPPEPGISIYDPLLRDYRKTLELGLGTVQKIVEPNKMFLVAAKGNRANAFANCTVMHVAPVYPNGLDPLIIKTVTGQEVLPGMLPDNGTILSVKDLYFIGRVMETGRPLTETVMTINGDNHLVAVGTPVGFLAAKADTIIHPGDRVVIGGPLRGLAAVNLEQGVDKDASGLHILRQSEGMKTTDNFCLGCGECERHCPARIMPGLISRCAEFKQFKRAETYHIHSCMECGLCGYWCTAGRPLLQYIRLAKYELALLAGAVQPPRPTPEDIQKGQSGDEPC, from the coding sequence ATGACCAAATTCAATTTCAGCCTCAAATCCGGCGACACCGGTCCCCTCATCAAGGCATCCAGCCCTGACATCCTGCATATCCCCATGGATGGCATGACGCCTATTATGGCAGCAGGAGATCAAGTGCTGGGAGGGACCAAAGTAGCCATCGCCAATGCTAACGACGAAGGCGATATGCACTCGCCGCTGGCGGGAATCATTCGAGAAATCCAACCCTACGCCATGCTCGTTGAAGTCCGGGGAAACGACCGGATCAAGCCGCACGAACCATGCTCTGATAGTGGGGACACGCTCCGGTCCTGGCTGAAAGACAAAGGAGTCTGCACCCGCCACCTCGTCAAGGCTGCGACATTCATCATCAACGCAGTTCCACCGGAGCCGGGTATATCCATCTATGATCCTCTACTACGCGATTACCGAAAAACGTTGGAACTCGGTCTTGGAACCGTTCAAAAAATAGTAGAACCGAACAAGATGTTTCTCGTGGCCGCCAAAGGCAACCGGGCTAATGCGTTTGCCAACTGTACGGTCATGCACGTCGCTCCCGTCTATCCGAATGGACTCGATCCACTGATCATCAAAACCGTCACGGGACAAGAAGTGCTTCCAGGAATGCTCCCGGATAATGGCACCATCCTTTCTGTCAAAGATCTCTATTTCATAGGCCGTGTCATGGAAACGGGTCGTCCTCTTACGGAAACCGTCATGACCATCAATGGAGACAATCATCTTGTCGCCGTTGGGACACCTGTAGGCTTTCTGGCTGCCAAGGCTGACACAATCATACACCCCGGCGACAGGGTCGTCATTGGTGGCCCACTCCGAGGATTAGCCGCAGTCAATCTCGAACAAGGAGTGGACAAAGATGCTTCCGGCCTCCACATCCTGCGCCAAAGCGAAGGAATGAAAACCACTGACAATTTCTGTTTGGGATGTGGTGAATGCGAACGTCACTGCCCCGCCAGAATCATGCCCGGCCTCATCAGTCGATGTGCCGAATTCAAACAGTTCAAACGAGCTGAAACATATCATATTCATTCCTGCATGGAATGCGGCCTGTGTGGTTACTGGTGCACGGCTGGACGCCCGCTCCTGCAATATATCCGGCTGGCAAAATATGAATTAGCCCTGCTGGCGGGAGCTGTACAACCTCCTCGTCCCACACCTGAAGACATCCAGAAAGGACAATCCGGAGACGAGCCATGCTAA
- the rsxE gene encoding electron transport complex subunit RsxE: protein MSMWKEFSKGLWHDLPPFKLVLGLCPVLAVTKTAYNGFGMGMAVIFVLALSNLFVSLLRKVIPAKVRIACFIVVAASLVVCVELLMQAYAYPLYLQLGIFVPLIVVNCIILGRAEAFASKNPVHLAVADGLGMGVGFTLSLTFLGSIRELFGYGTWFGLHIMGDWFEPFTFMVEAPGAFVCLGLVLAGMNALTNWQRKTKGLEAIEGPVHDCKTCGMCSTKPGV from the coding sequence ATGAGCATGTGGAAAGAATTCTCCAAAGGCCTGTGGCACGATCTGCCACCTTTCAAGCTGGTACTTGGTCTCTGTCCGGTGCTGGCTGTAACAAAGACAGCATACAACGGCTTCGGCATGGGTATGGCCGTCATATTTGTCCTTGCCCTGTCCAACCTGTTCGTCTCGTTGCTCCGCAAAGTCATTCCAGCCAAAGTACGCATCGCCTGCTTCATCGTGGTGGCAGCATCGCTGGTTGTCTGCGTAGAATTACTCATGCAGGCATATGCCTACCCGCTGTATCTGCAACTCGGCATCTTCGTCCCGCTTATTGTGGTCAACTGTATTATTCTGGGACGAGCCGAAGCATTCGCTTCCAAAAACCCAGTCCATCTGGCTGTCGCTGACGGTCTTGGCATGGGTGTAGGGTTCACTCTCTCACTGACGTTCCTTGGCTCTATCCGTGAACTCTTCGGATACGGCACATGGTTCGGCCTGCACATCATGGGAGACTGGTTTGAACCGTTCACCTTTATGGTCGAGGCCCCCGGCGCCTTCGTCTGTCTCGGACTCGTATTGGCTGGCATGAATGCACTGACCAACTGGCAACGCAAGACCAAAGGACTGGAGGCCATCGAGGGCCCGGTCCACGACTGCAAAACCTGCGGCATGTGCTCAACGAAACCGGGAGTGTAG
- a CDS encoding FAD-dependent oxidoreductase, producing MITASVLVLLGIGFTAAVILAVASKVLYVYEDPRIAQVESVLAGANCGGCGYPGCAGAAQGVVEGKAGATVCVIGGDQVATNVATIMGLEFSSMEKQIAFVDCTGGTRAEDVYIYEGAKDCRAQHLLYSGSKMCPEGCLGYGTCVTACQFGAIEMGPNGYPVVDPNLCTACGGCEQVCPRGVITIWGMTARIMHLNETTDCLAPCRQRCPGQINIPRYIEQVSRGDYAGALETIRERIPMPLSIGRVCPHPCEDVCRRGHVDEPVGINMIKRFAADWEMNSGQRLPISCAPDTGRKIAVVGGGPAGLSCAFSLRRLGHNPTIFESMPALGGQLRYGIPEYRLPKDILNWEIQGIIDLGIDVEYEKFFGTDFTLNSLKKDGYEAVFLGIGAWMNMTLRIENEEAKGVETGTEFLTKVGLGIETGINKKVVVIGGGNTAIDTARTGVRLGANVTLMYRRTRDEMPANIEEIIGAEEENVNYLFLAAPTRIVTDDSDHVTHVEYIEMELGEPDDSGRRRPIPIEGSETLIEADTVYTAIGQKPELSCLYENGTCDLEETRWRTLGADSDTLQTALPHVFTGGDMHTGPALVITALGEGRKAARSIHQYLNEDAPHISANTQREMIDYTMFTNVPDVGLRDRSKMPNLIECDERTCTFKEIEGAISEAEAKHETCRCLRCGLTCYNRDLVDGQECIVDECVKNP from the coding sequence ATGATCACAGCTTCCGTACTCGTCCTTCTCGGCATCGGCTTTACCGCCGCCGTCATTCTGGCCGTGGCCTCCAAGGTGCTCTATGTCTATGAAGACCCACGCATCGCTCAAGTTGAATCTGTCCTTGCTGGTGCTAACTGTGGCGGCTGCGGCTATCCAGGTTGTGCAGGAGCTGCTCAGGGCGTTGTCGAAGGCAAAGCCGGCGCCACTGTCTGCGTCATCGGCGGAGATCAAGTGGCTACAAACGTCGCGACCATCATGGGCCTCGAATTTTCATCCATGGAGAAACAAATCGCCTTTGTGGACTGTACAGGCGGCACTCGCGCAGAAGATGTTTATATTTATGAAGGAGCCAAGGACTGCCGCGCTCAGCACCTACTTTACAGCGGCTCAAAGATGTGTCCCGAAGGTTGCCTCGGCTACGGCACCTGTGTAACAGCTTGCCAATTTGGCGCCATTGAAATGGGACCGAACGGTTATCCGGTCGTCGATCCAAACCTTTGCACTGCCTGCGGCGGTTGCGAACAGGTCTGCCCACGCGGCGTCATAACGATATGGGGTATGACCGCACGCATCATGCACCTCAACGAAACCACGGATTGTTTGGCTCCTTGTCGCCAACGCTGCCCCGGCCAAATCAACATCCCACGCTATATCGAACAAGTTTCACGCGGCGACTATGCTGGTGCCTTGGAAACCATCCGCGAACGCATCCCCATGCCGCTCTCCATCGGACGCGTCTGTCCTCACCCCTGCGAAGACGTTTGTCGTCGTGGCCATGTGGATGAGCCTGTGGGCATCAATATGATAAAAAGATTTGCCGCAGACTGGGAAATGAACTCGGGACAACGGCTTCCTATTTCCTGTGCGCCTGATACTGGCCGCAAAATTGCTGTAGTCGGCGGCGGCCCAGCCGGGCTGTCCTGTGCATTTTCCCTACGCCGTCTTGGACACAACCCAACTATCTTCGAATCCATGCCCGCCCTTGGTGGCCAGCTTCGTTACGGCATCCCGGAATACCGATTGCCAAAGGATATCCTTAATTGGGAGATACAGGGTATCATCGATCTTGGCATCGACGTTGAATACGAAAAGTTTTTCGGTACAGACTTTACGCTGAACTCCTTAAAGAAAGACGGCTATGAAGCAGTCTTTCTCGGAATTGGCGCATGGATGAACATGACTTTACGCATTGAAAACGAGGAAGCTAAAGGTGTTGAAACCGGCACAGAATTTTTGACCAAGGTCGGCCTTGGCATAGAAACCGGTATCAACAAAAAAGTTGTGGTCATCGGCGGCGGCAACACAGCCATCGACACAGCTCGGACCGGTGTCCGACTCGGTGCAAATGTGACTCTTATGTACCGACGCACTCGAGATGAAATGCCAGCCAACATCGAAGAAATCATCGGTGCAGAAGAAGAAAACGTCAACTATCTCTTCTTGGCTGCCCCCACACGCATTGTTACCGACGACTCCGATCACGTCACTCATGTTGAATATATCGAAATGGAACTGGGGGAACCTGACGACTCAGGCAGACGACGCCCCATACCCATCGAAGGATCTGAAACGCTCATTGAAGCCGATACCGTATATACTGCCATCGGCCAAAAGCCGGAACTTTCTTGTCTATACGAAAACGGGACCTGTGACCTTGAAGAAACACGTTGGCGCACATTAGGCGCCGATTCAGACACTCTCCAAACAGCTCTCCCACATGTCTTCACCGGCGGAGACATGCATACCGGCCCCGCACTTGTGATCACGGCCCTTGGCGAAGGCAGAAAAGCGGCTCGCTCAATCCATCAGTATCTCAATGAGGACGCTCCGCATATCTCAGCTAACACCCAACGTGAAATGATCGATTACACAATGTTCACCAACGTCCCTGATGTTGGCCTGCGCGACCGCTCAAAAATGCCAAACCTCATTGAATGTGATGAACGAACCTGCACCTTCAAAGAAATTGAAGGTGCAATAAGTGAAGCCGAAGCAAAACATGAAACCTGTCGCTGTTTGCGTTGCGGCCTAACCTGTTACAACCGTGATCTTGTCGACGGACAGGAATGTATCGTTGATGAGTGTGTGAAAAATCCGTAA
- a CDS encoding glycosyltransferase, translating into MLIPNIWLVIPCFNEEKRLPVEAITLFLTESPKAHLCMIDDGSTDLTHAVLLTIKKNHPKNVTVLRHDTNKGKGEAVRTGIIHGITNATCSYFGYWDADLATPFSQLSLFTNESNKNPDWEILMGCRHQRLGTNIKRKLTRHYLGRIFATIISYLLTLPVYDTQCGAKLFRKDTAAELFSKPFLSSWIFDVELLARFIETKGHKYALDHIREVPLEYWEDINGSKLSFAAYIQALRDIISIKRAYDV; encoded by the coding sequence ATGCTTATTCCAAACATCTGGTTAGTAATCCCCTGCTTTAACGAGGAAAAAAGACTCCCCGTTGAAGCTATTACGCTTTTTTTGACAGAATCTCCCAAGGCTCACCTATGCATGATTGATGATGGAAGCACAGACCTCACACACGCCGTCTTGCTTACAATCAAAAAAAACCACCCGAAAAACGTAACAGTTCTCCGCCATGATACCAACAAGGGAAAAGGGGAAGCCGTCAGAACTGGTATTATTCACGGCATTACAAATGCCACATGCTCATACTTTGGATATTGGGATGCTGACTTGGCAACACCGTTCTCCCAACTCTCTCTCTTTACAAATGAAAGTAATAAAAATCCGGACTGGGAAATCCTCATGGGATGTAGACATCAACGCCTCGGTACAAATATCAAACGGAAATTAACACGTCATTATTTGGGACGTATATTCGCTACTATTATTTCTTATCTCCTAACTCTCCCTGTATATGATACTCAATGCGGTGCAAAACTATTCCGCAAGGATACGGCTGCAGAACTCTTCTCCAAGCCTTTTCTTTCCTCATGGATATTTGATGTTGAACTTTTAGCCCGCTTCATTGAAACAAAGGGACATAAATACGCACTCGACCACATCCGAGAAGTCCCACTTGAATACTGGGAAGACATCAATGGTTCCAAGCTCTCATTTGCAGCGTATATACAAGCCCTGAGGGATATCATCTCCATCAAACGCGCATACGACGTATAA
- the rnfG gene encoding RnfABCDGE type electron transport complex subunit G, which produces MKEMLKMILVLSLICGLSGLTLATIRQATNQRIEEQVMTYVQGPALAQIFNDYDNNPVKDRKIIDLSDGSITIFPAIKNGTLTGIALETFGKGYGGDIGVMVGFSLDGTKLKGIGITTLKETPGLGARVVEPDYRDQFKGHTTTSLALKKQGGDIAAISGATISSTGTVAAVNDAIQIFNKIKDKLPTAWGS; this is translated from the coding sequence ATGAAAGAAATGCTCAAGATGATTCTTGTGCTGTCGCTTATCTGCGGCCTCTCCGGCCTGACGTTGGCAACAATCCGACAGGCAACCAACCAACGCATTGAAGAACAGGTCATGACGTATGTGCAAGGTCCTGCTCTGGCGCAAATTTTCAACGATTACGACAACAATCCGGTCAAAGATCGCAAAATAATTGACCTCTCTGACGGCTCCATCACGATTTTTCCTGCCATAAAAAACGGCACCCTGACCGGAATAGCTCTTGAAACCTTTGGTAAGGGCTACGGCGGTGACATTGGCGTCATGGTCGGATTCAGCCTCGACGGTACAAAACTCAAAGGCATCGGTATTACCACACTCAAAGAAACACCCGGTCTCGGCGCACGTGTGGTTGAACCAGACTACCGAGATCAATTCAAGGGACACACTACCACGTCCCTTGCCTTAAAAAAACAAGGTGGCGACATCGCAGCCATCTCTGGCGCGACGATCTCGTCCACAGGCACAGTCGCCGCCGTCAACGACGCAATACAGATATTTAACAAGATTAAGGACAAACTCCCCACCGCCTGGGGATCGTAG
- a CDS encoding glycosyltransferase family 2 protein, translating into MLNGKKVVLVMPAYNAAKTLKRTFNDIPHGYIDEFILVDDKNQDNTVEISKSLGISTYLHQNNRGYGGNQKTCYAKALECGADIVVMLHPDYQYTPKLIPAMVSPIAEGVHDCMLGSRILGKGARTGGMPLYKYIANRFLTLFQNILVNEKLSEYHTGYRSFSKEVLEKLPLEQNSDDFIFDNQMLCQTIYAGFKIGEVTCPTKYEKGSSSINFIRSCQYGIGVLQCSIETFLHRFDIRKSAMLEPLDMNKEN; encoded by the coding sequence ATGCTGAATGGAAAAAAAGTCGTCCTCGTCATGCCTGCTTATAATGCAGCCAAGACACTCAAACGAACCTTTAATGATATTCCCCATGGCTACATCGACGAATTTATTCTGGTTGATGATAAAAACCAGGACAACACCGTCGAGATATCCAAGTCACTGGGAATATCTACCTATCTACATCAAAATAATCGAGGGTATGGAGGCAACCAAAAGACATGTTATGCCAAAGCATTGGAATGTGGTGCAGATATAGTTGTCATGCTACACCCCGACTATCAGTACACGCCAAAACTCATACCCGCTATGGTCTCCCCCATAGCTGAAGGCGTTCACGACTGCATGCTCGGCTCTCGCATTCTCGGAAAAGGCGCACGCACGGGAGGTATGCCACTCTACAAATACATTGCGAACAGATTTCTTACCTTGTTCCAAAATATCTTGGTAAATGAAAAATTATCCGAATACCACACAGGATACAGGTCCTTTTCCAAAGAGGTCTTGGAAAAACTTCCCCTGGAACAAAACAGTGATGATTTCATTTTCGACAACCAAATGCTATGCCAAACAATCTATGCGGGTTTCAAAATCGGTGAAGTGACCTGCCCGACCAAATATGAAAAAGGATCTTCATCAATCAATTTTATCCGATCCTGCCAATACGGCATTGGCGTCCTTCAATGTTCCATAGAAACATTTCTTCACCGGTTTGACATCAGAAAATCTGCCATGTTGGAACCTCTCGACATGAATAAAGAAAATTAA
- a CDS encoding Tex family protein, translated as MIDTHIQTISRELSLRPHHVKAVAALLDEGATVPFISRYRKEATGTMDEVGVAGVRDRLIELAELDKRREAILSSLLERDLLSDELKRAINQAKDKARLEDIYLPHRPKRRTRAAMAKERGLESLANTLFSQRGIDPKREAERYINQNKDVADIEAALAGARDIIAENINENPKARAAMRTLFVKRGRFISQVAKGKEEAGATYRDWFDWDEPLARIPGHRALAMFRGENEKLLKLSLRPPEEEATGLMRRSILRGKGEDSHEVGMALDDCYKRLLGPSMENEVRAEVKKRADAEAIGVFAANLRELLLAAPLGQKRVLALDPGFRTGAKLTVLDAQGALKEHTTIFPTGSKRQQEEAGATLQSLCSKHAVEAIAIGNGTAGRETETFVRGLDLGLPAVLVNESGASIYSASEVARREFPDLDLTVRGSASIGRRLMDPLAELVKIDPKSIGVGQYQHDVDQTALKKGLDDVVERCVNSVGVDLNTASRELLASVSGLGPVLAENIVNYRDKNGPFTSRRELLKVKRLGPKAFEQAAGFLRVEGKEILDGSAVHPERYKLVKQMAKDAACSVADLINDATARERITIDNYIAEEVGLPTLRDIINELTKPGRDPRAEFSTFSFTEGINDIKDLYEGMKLPGIVTNVTKFGAFVDIGVHRDGLVHISQLADKFIRDPSEVVAAGREVTVTVIGVDEKRGRINLSMKTHTEA; from the coding sequence ATGATTGACACACATATTCAAACGATATCCCGAGAACTCTCTCTCAGGCCACATCATGTCAAAGCTGTTGCAGCACTTCTTGATGAAGGGGCGACTGTGCCTTTCATTTCTCGGTATCGTAAAGAAGCAACCGGCACCATGGATGAAGTAGGAGTGGCCGGAGTCCGCGACAGGTTAATCGAACTCGCAGAGCTGGATAAACGACGGGAAGCAATCCTCTCCTCTCTACTTGAAAGAGACCTCCTTTCCGATGAGCTCAAACGGGCTATTAATCAAGCCAAAGACAAAGCTCGACTGGAAGATATCTATCTACCCCATCGCCCAAAACGGCGAACGCGTGCGGCCATGGCCAAAGAACGAGGGCTGGAATCTTTGGCAAACACACTTTTCAGCCAACGAGGCATCGACCCTAAACGTGAAGCTGAACGGTATATAAATCAAAACAAAGACGTGGCCGACATTGAAGCGGCACTAGCCGGAGCTCGGGATATCATTGCTGAAAACATCAATGAGAACCCAAAAGCGCGAGCAGCCATGCGAACCCTATTCGTCAAACGTGGCCGATTTATATCTCAGGTAGCCAAAGGCAAAGAAGAAGCCGGAGCAACCTACCGAGACTGGTTTGACTGGGATGAACCGTTGGCACGTATTCCCGGTCACCGAGCACTTGCCATGTTTCGGGGGGAAAATGAAAAGCTGCTCAAACTCTCTTTACGTCCACCGGAAGAGGAAGCCACAGGGCTCATGCGCAGATCTATCTTGCGCGGCAAGGGCGAAGATTCCCACGAGGTAGGCATGGCTCTCGATGATTGTTATAAACGCTTGCTCGGTCCATCCATGGAAAACGAAGTGCGGGCTGAAGTCAAAAAACGGGCAGACGCTGAGGCTATTGGCGTCTTTGCTGCGAATCTACGAGAATTGTTGCTGGCTGCTCCGCTTGGGCAAAAACGCGTACTGGCTCTCGACCCCGGATTTCGTACAGGGGCCAAACTCACAGTCCTTGACGCTCAAGGCGCACTGAAAGAACACACAACCATTTTTCCCACCGGATCAAAAAGACAACAGGAAGAAGCTGGCGCAACTCTTCAATCTTTGTGTTCCAAGCACGCTGTTGAAGCTATTGCCATTGGCAACGGCACGGCTGGACGCGAAACAGAAACTTTTGTCCGCGGCCTGGACCTTGGTCTCCCTGCGGTGCTGGTCAACGAGTCCGGAGCTTCCATCTACTCTGCTTCGGAAGTCGCCCGTCGAGAGTTTCCCGATCTTGACCTGACCGTTCGTGGTTCTGCTTCCATCGGCCGCAGGCTTATGGACCCACTGGCCGAACTGGTCAAGATTGATCCCAAATCCATTGGTGTAGGCCAATATCAACATGATGTTGATCAGACGGCTCTCAAAAAAGGCCTCGACGACGTGGTGGAACGATGTGTCAACTCGGTTGGGGTAGACTTGAATACGGCAAGTCGGGAATTACTCGCTTCCGTCTCTGGGTTAGGACCTGTTCTGGCTGAAAATATCGTCAATTATCGCGACAAGAATGGTCCTTTTACCTCTCGACGAGAACTGCTCAAGGTCAAACGACTCGGCCCAAAGGCCTTTGAACAGGCCGCCGGATTTCTGCGCGTCGAAGGCAAAGAAATTCTGGACGGCAGTGCGGTCCACCCCGAGCGATATAAACTCGTCAAACAAATGGCCAAGGATGCAGCCTGCTCAGTAGCAGACCTAATCAATGATGCAACAGCCCGTGAACGAATAACAATCGATAATTATATCGCTGAAGAAGTAGGATTGCCGACGCTACGAGACATCATAAATGAACTCACCAAACCGGGACGAGACCCTCGAGCCGAATTCAGCACATTTTCATTCACCGAGGGAATCAACGATATCAAGGATCTATATGAAGGCATGAAGTTGCCCGGAATCGTGACCAATGTTACAAAATTCGGCGCGTTTGTGGATATTGGCGTGCACCGTGACGGCCTTGTTCACATAAGCCAACTGGCCGACAAATTCATACGAGATCCATCAGAAGTGGTTGCTGCAGGCCGTGAGGTCACTGTCACTGTCATCGGCGTTGACGAAAAACGCGGGCGTATAAATCTGAGTATGAAAACGCACACAGAGGCTTAA
- a CDS encoding electron transport complex protein RnfA, whose product MDYFVLIIAAIFVNNIVLAQYLGNCPFIGTSKESSVAIGMGLAVVFVAAMAACITWCVQKFMLAPNDLGYLQTIAFILVIAALVQFVEMFLKKAIPPLYKSLGIFLPLITTNCAVLGIAIICQREEYSFVETLIFSIASGFGFMLALVVLAGIRERLDLARVPVAMKGTPLGLILAGLMSLAFFAFKGMAS is encoded by the coding sequence ATGGATTACTTCGTACTCATCATCGCCGCCATATTCGTCAACAACATCGTGTTGGCACAGTATTTAGGTAACTGTCCGTTCATTGGCACATCCAAAGAATCAAGTGTAGCTATCGGCATGGGACTGGCCGTCGTCTTCGTGGCCGCCATGGCCGCATGTATCACATGGTGTGTCCAAAAATTCATGCTCGCCCCTAATGATCTGGGGTATCTTCAGACCATCGCCTTTATTCTCGTTATCGCCGCACTGGTTCAATTCGTAGAAATGTTCCTGAAAAAAGCGATACCACCACTCTATAAATCACTTGGCATCTTCCTGCCGCTCATCACCACCAACTGCGCGGTACTCGGTATTGCTATCATCTGCCAACGTGAAGAATATTCTTTCGTAGAGACCCTGATTTTCTCGATAGCATCAGGCTTCGGCTTCATGCTTGCCCTCGTAGTGCTGGCAGGTATTCGCGAACGACTCGACCTTGCACGCGTCCCGGTAGCAATGAAAGGCACCCCGCTCGGACTGATTCTGGCCGGTCTCATGTCCCTGGCATTCTTCGCCTTCAAAGGCATGGCCTCATAG
- a CDS encoding RnfABCDGE type electron transport complex subunit D, whose product MLKQLQPILTVSAPPHVHCGRTIKRYMLDTVLALLPAAIMAVIIFGMDALRVMALSCSVAIATEFICNKIMKREQSVDDFSGLLTGLLFAFLLPASAPWWLVFIGSASGIILGKMIFGGLGGNPLSAPLVGWALCRISWADFMDTNTTMLNSLLPAPLQQLKHFGLESIQSIDLSSLLLGQQLGGLGEVHIAALLAGGIFLLARRHIRWYIPAGFIAGLLVTAWIYQIIDPTMYASPLFHLLAGGSIFGAFFLATDAASTPVGLVPSLLFGLIAGAMVIIIRVYGIYPDGVPFAILLANLFTPLLDRIRPKPFGGPYSFENTEDTA is encoded by the coding sequence ATGCTAAAACAACTCCAACCTATCCTGACAGTATCGGCCCCTCCGCACGTTCATTGTGGGAGAACCATTAAACGGTATATGCTCGACACAGTGCTCGCCTTACTGCCTGCGGCAATCATGGCTGTGATTATATTTGGCATGGATGCACTCAGGGTTATGGCGTTATCCTGCTCTGTGGCAATCGCGACGGAATTCATCTGCAATAAAATCATGAAACGGGAACAATCAGTGGACGACTTCAGCGGCCTGCTGACAGGTCTCCTCTTTGCATTTCTTCTTCCTGCCTCAGCTCCATGGTGGTTGGTCTTCATCGGTTCGGCTTCCGGCATCATCCTTGGCAAAATGATCTTCGGAGGACTCGGAGGCAACCCGCTGAGTGCCCCCCTTGTCGGATGGGCTTTATGCCGCATCTCATGGGCAGACTTCATGGACACCAACACAACCATGTTGAACTCGCTACTTCCGGCTCCGCTTCAGCAACTCAAACATTTTGGCCTGGAATCAATCCAATCAATCGATTTGAGTTCGTTACTTCTCGGCCAACAACTGGGCGGACTGGGTGAAGTTCATATCGCAGCCCTGCTCGCTGGCGGCATTTTCCTGCTCGCACGTCGTCACATACGATGGTACATTCCGGCAGGGTTTATCGCAGGCTTGCTGGTAACAGCTTGGATTTATCAAATTATCGACCCGACCATGTACGCATCGCCTCTCTTTCACTTACTAGCCGGTGGCTCAATTTTTGGTGCTTTCTTTCTGGCAACGGATGCAGCATCGACTCCAGTTGGATTGGTTCCTTCCCTGCTTTTCGGCCTCATCGCTGGAGCAATGGTCATCATCATCCGAGTATATGGCATTTACCCGGACGGAGTTCCCTTTGCCATTCTGTTGGCCAATCTGTTCACTCCACTTCTGGACCGCATACGTCCCAAACCATTCGGCGGCCCATACTCATTTGAAAACACGGAGGACACAGCATGA